Proteins encoded within one genomic window of Thunnus albacares chromosome 13, fThuAlb1.1, whole genome shotgun sequence:
- the LOC122995113 gene encoding NLR family CARD domain-containing protein 3-like encodes MKSDRSMDKPLYFKPGQPADGRIQQQRPDSPGPELSCLSFKSDQSKGRLIEFKGGCPSADQIVDQESSEVPSGQSAQQHQTHLDSIFMLLEENIVTFVKNELKKMQKVLSPDYPECLESQREDEEMLDSEDEEQRRSSREAFLKITLHFLRRMKQEELADRLQSRTPAGRCQRKLKSNLKKTFQCVFEGIAKAGNPTLLNQIYTELYITEGGTAEVNDEHEVRQIETTSRKPDRPETTIRQEDIFKASPGRDEPIRTVMTKGVAGIGKTVLTQKFTLDWAEDRANKDIQFTFPFTFRELNVLKEKKYSLVELVHHFFTETKEAGICRFEEFQVVFIFDGLDECRLPLDFHNTKILTDVKESTSVDVLLTNLIRGKLLPSARLWITTRPAAANQIPPWCVDMVTEVRGFTDPQKEEYFKKRFKDEKQASTIISHIKTSRSLHIMCHIPVFCWITATVLEDVLKSRGGGELPKTLTEMYIHFLVVQSKLKNVKYDEGAETDPHWSPDSRKMIESLGKLAFEQLQEGNLIFYESDLTECGIDIRAASVYSGVFTQVFKEERGLYQHKVFCFVHLSVQEFLAALHVHLTFIKSGVNLLAEEQTTSQKSETIEEKSAETHFYQSAVDEALKSPNGHLDLFLRFLLGLSLQTNQTLLRGLLTQTGSSSQTNQETVKYIKEKISENLSAERSINLFHCLNELNDHSLVEEIQQSLRSGSLSTDKLSPAQWSALVFILLSSEKDLDMFDLKKYSASEEALLRLLPVVKASNKALLSGCNLSERSCAALSSVLSSQSSSLKGLDMSNNNLQSSGVKQLSAGLESPHCALETLRLSGCLITEEGCTSLASALSSNPSHLRELDLSNNNLQSSGVKLLSAGLESPHCALETLRLQPAGVRWLTPGLRKYFCRLTLDPNTVNRNLELSHNNRKVTRVEYQSYPDHPDRFDDCYQLLCRNDLTGRCYWEAKWRGRVFISVSYRGISRKGNSDDCLFGWNNQSWCLFCSDDGRYSVWHNKRETSISSSSSSSSSSSSSVSNRVAVYVDCPAGTLSFYRVSSDTLIHLHTFNTTFTQPLYAGFGVYRFGSSVSLCGL; translated from the exons gatccagcagcagagaccagactCTCCTGGACCTGAACTCAGCTGTCTGTCCTTTAAGAGCGACCAGTCGAAGGGACGTTTGATTGAATTTAAAGGAGGATGTCCATCTGCTGATCAGAT AGTGGaccaggagagctcagaggttcccagtggtcagtctgcccagcagcatcaaacacacctggactccatatttatg ctgctggaggagaacatcgTCACCTTTGTGAAGAAcgagctgaagaagatgcagaaggttctgagtccagattacccagaatgcctagagagtcagagggaggatgaggagatgttggacagtgaggatgaagagcagaggaggagcagcagagaggcatttctgaagattacactgcacttcctgaggagaatgaagcaggaggagctggctgaccgtctgcagagca GGACTCCTGCTGGAAGGTGTCAACGtaaactcaagtctaacctgaagAAGACGTTCCAGTGTGTatttgaggggattgctaaagcaggaaacccaacccttctgaatcagatctacacagagctctacatcacagagggagggactgcagaggtcaatgatgaacatgaggtcagacagattgaaacaacatccaggaaaccagacagaccagaaacaaccatcagacaagaagacatatttaaagcctcacctggaagagatgaaccaatcagaacagtgatgacaaagggagtggctggcattgggaaaacagtcttaacacagaagttcactctggactgggctgaagacagaGCCAACAaggacatacagttcacatttccattcactttcagagagctgaatgtgctgaaagagaaaaagtacagcttggtggaacttgttcatcacttctttactgaaaccaaagaagcaggaatctgcaggtttgaagagttccaggttgtgttcatctttgacggtctggatgagtgtcgacttcctctggacttccacaacactaagatcctgactgatgttaaagagtccacctcagtggatgtgctcctgacaaacctcatcagggggaaactgcttccctctgctcgcctctggataaccacaagacctgcagcagccaatcagatccctccttggtgtgttgacatggtgacagaggtcagagggttcactgatccacagaaggaggagtacttcaagAAGAGATTCAAAGATGAGAAGCAGGCCAGCaccatcatctcccacatcaaaaCATCACGAAgtctccacatcatgtgccacatcccagtcttctgctggatcactgctacagttctggaggatgtgttgaaaagcagagggggaggagagctgcccaagaccctgactgagatgtacatccacttcctggtggttcagtccaaGCTGAAGAATGTTAAGTATGATGAgggagctgagacagatccacactggagtccaGACAGTaggaagatgattgagtctctgggaaaactggcttttgagcagctgcaggaaggcaacctgatcttctatgaatcagacctgacagagtgtggcatcgatatcagagcagcctctgtgtactcaggagtgttcacacaggtcTTTAAAGAGGAAAGAGGGCTGTACCAACacaaggtgttctgcttcgTCCATCTGAGTGtacaggagtttctggctgctcttcatgtccatctgacatttATCAAgtctggagtcaatctgctggcagaagaacaaacaacatcccaGAAGTCTGAAACAATAGAAGAAAAATCTGCAGAGACACAtttctaccagagtgctgtggatgaggccttaaagagtccaaatggacacctggacttgttcctccgctttctcctgggtctttcactgcagaccaatcagactctcctacgaggtctgctgacacagacaggaagtagctcacagaccaatcaggaaacagtcaAGTACATCAAGGagaagatcagtgagaatctgtctgcagagagaagcatcaatctgttccactgtctgaatgaacttaATGATCATTCTttagtggaggagatccaacagtccctgagatcaggaagtctctccacagataaactgtctcctgctcagtggtcagctctggtcttcatcttactgtcatcagaaaaagatctggacatgtttgacctgaagaaatactctgcttcagaggaggctcttctgaggctgctgccagtggtcaaagcctccaacaaagctct ACTAAGTGgttgtaacctctcagagagaagctgtgcagctctgtcctcagttctcagctcccagtcctccagTCTGAAAGGGCTAGAcatgagtaacaacaacctgcagagttcaggagtgaagcagctgtctgctggactggagagtccacattgtgcactggaaactctcag gctgtcaggatgtctgatcacagaggaaggctgtacttctctggcctcagccctgagctccaacccctcccatctgagagagctagacttgagtaacaacaacttgcaaagttcaggagtgaagctgctgtctgctggactggagagtccacactgtgcactggaaactctcag gctgcagcctgctggagtccgatggttgacaccaggtctgaggaagt atttctgtcgactcacactggatccaaacacagtaaacagaaaccTCGAACTGTCtcacaacaacaggaaggtgacacgTGTGGAgtatcagtcatatcctgatcatccagacagatttgatgaCTGttatcagctgctgtgtagaaatgatctgactggtcgctgttactgggaggccaagtggagaggaagagtttttatatcagtgagttacagaggaatcagcaggaaaggaaacagtGATGACTGTTTGTTTGGATGGAATAATCAGTCCTGGTGTCTGTTCTGCTCTGATGATGGTCGTTACTCTGTCTGGCACAATAAGAGAGaaacatccatctcctcctcctcttcctcctcctcctcctcctcctcctccgtctctaacagagtagcagtgtatgtggactgtcctgctggcactctgtccttctacagagtctcctctgacacactgatccacctccacaccttcaacaccacattcactcagcctctgtatgcTGGGTTTGGGGTCTACAGGTTtggttcctcagtgtctctgtgtggtctgtag